From Candidatus Binatus sp., the proteins below share one genomic window:
- a CDS encoding alpha/beta fold hydrolase, whose protein sequence is MAAQMNERVVRASKLNFTVLEIGEGPLVLCLHGFPDTAHSFRNQMPALADAGYHAVAPFMRGYAPTEPAPDGRYDSPVLSEDALALIEALGYQEAVLFGHDWGAVAAYGAAARAPNVVQKLITAAVPYGTSFFQALVTNYAQQRRSWYMFFFQTAIAETAVSLNDFAFLEKMWRDWSPGWNWTQPEMEALKRCFRAKGTLEAALGYYRATLGPVLKIPAQPSALATAMAAPIEVPTLMFHGRDDGCIGAELLSGMEALFPRGLKIDVVPGAGHFVHQEKPDHVNRLMLQFLRQGI, encoded by the coding sequence ATGGCGGCACAAATGAACGAGCGAGTGGTGCGAGCGTCGAAGCTGAACTTCACCGTGCTCGAGATCGGCGAAGGGCCGTTGGTGCTATGCCTGCACGGGTTTCCTGACACGGCGCACTCCTTTCGCAATCAGATGCCGGCGCTCGCCGACGCGGGTTATCATGCCGTCGCGCCGTTCATGCGCGGCTATGCGCCGACCGAGCCTGCGCCCGACGGCCGCTACGATTCGCCGGTGTTGTCGGAAGACGCGCTCGCTCTGATCGAAGCGCTCGGCTATCAGGAGGCGGTCCTGTTCGGGCACGACTGGGGTGCGGTCGCAGCCTATGGCGCGGCGGCACGGGCGCCGAATGTCGTGCAGAAACTAATTACCGCCGCTGTTCCCTACGGAACCAGTTTTTTCCAGGCGCTGGTGACTAATTACGCGCAGCAAAGGCGCTCTTGGTACATGTTCTTTTTCCAGACTGCGATCGCGGAGACCGCGGTCAGCCTCAACGATTTTGCTTTCCTCGAAAAGATGTGGCGCGATTGGTCGCCCGGCTGGAACTGGACGCAGCCGGAAATGGAAGCGCTCAAGCGATGCTTCCGCGCCAAGGGCACCCTCGAGGCGGCGCTCGGCTACTATCGCGCGACGCTCGGCCCGGTGCTGAAGATTCCGGCGCAACCGAGCGCGCTCGCAACTGCGATGGCCGCGCCGATCGAGGTGCCGACGCTGATGTTCCATGGGCGCGACGATGGATGCATCGGGGCGGAACTTCTTAGCGGGATGGAAGCGTTGTTTCCGCGCGGATTGAAGATCGACGTGGTGCCGGGCGCCGGCCATTTCGTGCATCAGGAGAAACCCGATCACGTCAATCGGCTGATGCTGCAATTTCTTCGGCAAGGTATTTGA